A DNA window from Engraulis encrasicolus isolate BLACKSEA-1 chromosome 3, IST_EnEncr_1.0, whole genome shotgun sequence contains the following coding sequences:
- the nkx3-1 gene encoding homeobox protein Nkx-3.1: MAGSARQLTSFFIEDILSMKDETRRTSDYSGVELSEDTTGWKSEQLDEDCLSHSPHSTESIGTNGSNSATTDSTSALGKHKRSRAAFTHLQVLELEKKFNHQKYLSAPERAHLASSLRLTETQVKIWFQNRRYKTKRKQLASEYGKDCFQKPEGLPFSVTEEDLRRASLLATVYKAYPHQPYRPYSYDLNGFAMSGVWRPAVW; encoded by the exons ATGGCGGGTTCGGCGAGGCAGCTGACCTCTTTTTTCATAGAAGATATCCTCTCAATGAAAGATGAGACACGACGAACCTCCGATTACTCTGGAGTAGAACTAAGTGAAGACACAACTGGATGGAAATCAGAGCAACTTGACGAAGACTGCCTGTCGCATTCGCCACACTCTACAG AATCTATCGGGACCAATGGCTCCAACTCTGCAACCACGGACAGCACGAGCGCGCTCGGCAAACACAAGCGCTCGCGGGCAGCCTTCACGCACCTGCAAGTTCTGGAGCTCGAGAAGAAGTTCAACCACCAGAAGTATTTGTCGGCGCCAGAGAGAGCTCACCTCGCCAGCAGCCTCAGGCTGACGGAGACCCAGGTCAAAATATGGTTCCAAAACCGCAGGTACAAAACCAAACGGAAGCAGCTCGCTTCGGAATATGGGAAAGACTGTTTTCAAAAGCCAGAGGGACTTCCTTTTTCTGTCACGGAAGAAGACCTGCGCCGGGCGTCACTTTTGGCCACTGTCTACAAAGCCTATCCTCACCAGCCGTATCGGCCGTACAGCTATGATTTGAATGGATTTGCCATGAGTGGGGTGTGGAGGCCGGCTGTGTGGTGA